A single genomic interval of Polaribacter vadi harbors:
- a CDS encoding ammonium transporter encodes MSLFLTLFQETPVTEAAQVLEQVNGDMGMLWMLIAGILVFLMQAGFTLVESGMTRSKNAVNIAMKNLLDICVGSITFWLVGYSLMYGDTSNGWFFWSGLFQGEGADLFFQTMFAATTATIVSGAIAGRTKYSTYIIFSLVMTAIIYPISGGWQWQGEGWLTKLGFIDFAGSSIVHSVGGWAALVAAFMVGPRIGKYVDGKVFEIPGHNQILATLGVFILWFGWFGFNGGSQLAWGGADATAASNVVLITNLAAAAGGLGALITTWIWYGKPNLAQTLNGTLAGLVSITAGCGNMSAGGAVLAGLIGGILVVFSIEFIEKKLKIDDAIGAASVHGVAGVWGTIVIGLWGIDGDAGIGLFNGGGAAQLGTQAIGALAYGVWAVGLSFIVLGILKATMGLRVTKDVEIEGLDISEHGSIAYPGKRQREIEGDK; translated from the coding sequence ATGAGTTTATTTTTAACATTATTCCAGGAAACCCCTGTTACTGAAGCTGCTCAAGTTTTAGAACAAGTAAATGGAGATATGGGAATGCTTTGGATGCTGATTGCAGGTATCTTAGTTTTCTTGATGCAAGCAGGTTTTACATTGGTAGAATCTGGTATGACAAGATCAAAAAATGCGGTAAATATCGCTATGAAAAACTTATTAGACATTTGTGTAGGTTCTATTACATTCTGGCTAGTTGGGTATTCTTTAATGTATGGAGATACTTCTAACGGATGGTTTTTCTGGAGTGGATTATTCCAAGGTGAAGGAGCAGATTTATTCTTCCAGACAATGTTCGCTGCAACCACAGCAACCATTGTATCTGGAGCAATTGCTGGTAGAACAAAATACTCTACATACATAATTTTCTCATTAGTAATGACGGCTATCATTTATCCTATTTCTGGTGGATGGCAATGGCAAGGTGAAGGCTGGTTAACTAAATTAGGTTTTATTGATTTTGCTGGTTCGTCTATTGTACATTCTGTAGGTGGTTGGGCTGCTTTAGTAGCTGCATTTATGGTAGGACCAAGAATTGGAAAATATGTTGACGGAAAAGTTTTTGAAATTCCTGGTCATAATCAAATATTAGCAACTTTAGGAGTTTTTATTCTTTGGTTTGGATGGTTTGGTTTTAATGGTGGCTCTCAATTAGCTTGGGGTGGCGCAGATGCAACTGCTGCTTCAAATGTAGTTTTAATCACAAATTTAGCTGCTGCTGCAGGTGGATTAGGAGCATTAATTACAACTTGGATCTGGTATGGTAAACCAAACTTAGCACAAACCTTAAATGGTACTTTAGCAGGTTTAGTTAGTATAACTGCTGGATGTGGAAACATGTCTGCTGGTGGTGCTGTTTTAGCAGGTTTAATTGGAGGTATATTAGTTGTATTTTCAATTGAATTTATAGAAAAGAAATTAAAAATTGATGATGCAATTGGAGCTGCTTCTGTACATGGTGTTGCAGGTGTTTGGGGAACAATTGTTATTGGTCTTTGGGGTATAGATGGAGATGCTGGTATTGGCTTATTCAATGGTGGTGGAGCTGCACAGTTAGGTACGCAAGCCATTGGAGCTCTTGCTTATGGAGTTTGGGCTGTTGGTTTATCTTTTATAGTTCTTGGAATTTTAAAAGCTACTATGGGATTACGTGTTACTAAAGATGTAGAAATTGAAGGTTTAGATATTTCAGAACACGGCTCTATTGCTTATCCTGGTAAGAGACAAAGAGAAATAGAAGGAGACAAATAA
- a CDS encoding outer membrane beta-barrel protein, whose translation MKKIIFSLLLASTLIVNAQEEDKGTFTLSGTVDVYGTTNFTKDPGTPGILIANPENANAFGLGFANTVFAYEKGKAGVVADLAFGPKADDANLAGAINQLYAYYKATDKLTFTAGQFNTFLGYEVISPAANFNYTVSYLFNAGPFSHTGIKADYAVSEDLSFMLAVTNAHALTSADGNFADATQLGAQIGYKGQYLNFIAGAVDATSAKDYIFLDYTGGFDLSETFFLGINAAYVTSSDDQTGYQGAALYLQNTFSDTFALGLRPELFQYNGDANADESVTAVTLSANVSLTGNLKLITDLRFDSSDDFIIEAFPTEKSTSTLTIAAVYSF comes from the coding sequence ATGAAAAAAATTATTTTCTCATTATTATTGGCAAGTACTTTGATAGTAAATGCACAAGAAGAAGACAAAGGAACTTTTACATTAAGTGGAACAGTTGACGTATATGGAACGACTAATTTCACAAAAGACCCTGGAACTCCTGGTATTTTAATTGCCAATCCAGAAAATGCAAATGCTTTTGGTTTAGGTTTTGCAAATACTGTTTTTGCTTACGAAAAAGGAAAAGCTGGAGTTGTTGCAGATTTAGCATTTGGTCCAAAAGCAGACGATGCAAATTTAGCTGGAGCAATTAACCAACTTTATGCTTACTATAAAGCAACTGATAAATTAACTTTTACAGCTGGTCAATTCAACACCTTTTTAGGATATGAAGTAATTTCTCCAGCAGCGAATTTTAATTACACAGTTTCTTATTTATTTAATGCTGGTCCATTTTCTCATACTGGTATTAAAGCAGATTATGCTGTTTCTGAAGACTTATCATTCATGCTTGCAGTAACAAATGCGCATGCACTTACAAGTGCTGATGGTAATTTTGCAGATGCTACACAACTTGGTGCACAAATTGGTTATAAAGGTCAATACTTAAACTTTATTGCTGGTGCTGTAGATGCAACTTCAGCTAAAGACTACATTTTCCTAGATTATACAGGTGGATTTGATCTTTCTGAAACTTTCTTCCTAGGAATTAATGCTGCTTATGTAACTTCTAGCGATGATCAAACAGGATATCAAGGTGCTGCTTTGTACTTACAAAACACTTTTTCAGATACGTTCGCTTTAGGATTAAGACCTGAATTATTTCAATACAATGGTGATGCAAACGCAGATGAATCTGTAACAGCAGTTACATTAAGCGCAAACGTTTCATTAACTGGAAACTTAAAATTGATTACTGATTTAAGATTCGACTCTTCAGATGATTTTATCATTGAAGCGTTTCCAACAGAAAAAAGCACTTCTACTTTAACGATAGCAGCAGTATACTCTTTCTAG
- a CDS encoding pseudouridine synthase has product MKYSVSYLISLQFFGFRFSGWQKQTNAKTLHDIVDKSLSFIMEEGSYKTIGVGRTDAKVSANSYYLQLFTNEILEEEAFIKTLNLNFPPDFRAISMQEVARSFNIIKADKIKEYHYYFSFGEKNHPFAAPFMVNIDTFLDIDVMKKGAKLFEGEHYFHKYCTKPSEKTIFKRVIDTCEIVENDILVANFFPEKSYVFKVKGKGFLRYQIRLMMATLFELGKGNIDLQFIEASLKEDNDRLFMRNNAPSSGLQLYNIKLKL; this is encoded by the coding sequence ATGAAATATTCAGTTTCTTACCTAATTTCTTTACAATTCTTCGGTTTTCGTTTTTCTGGTTGGCAAAAACAGACAAATGCCAAAACTTTGCATGATATAGTCGATAAAAGCTTGTCTTTTATAATGGAAGAGGGTAGTTATAAAACGATTGGTGTGGGTAGAACAGATGCAAAAGTTTCAGCAAATTCCTATTATTTACAGCTTTTTACAAATGAAATTTTAGAAGAAGAGGCTTTTATAAAAACTTTAAATTTAAATTTTCCACCAGATTTTAGAGCGATTTCTATGCAAGAGGTTGCCAGGAGTTTCAATATTATTAAAGCTGATAAAATAAAAGAATACCATTATTACTTTTCTTTTGGTGAGAAAAATCATCCTTTTGCAGCGCCTTTCATGGTAAATATTGATACCTTTTTAGATATTGATGTGATGAAGAAAGGCGCAAAACTATTTGAGGGGGAACATTATTTTCATAAATATTGTACCAAACCCTCTGAAAAAACAATTTTTAAAAGAGTTATTGATACTTGTGAAATTGTTGAAAACGATATTTTAGTCGCTAATTTTTTTCCTGAAAAGTCCTATGTATTTAAAGTGAAGGGAAAAGGTTTTCTTCGGTATCAAATACGTTTAATGATGGCGACTTTATTTGAACTCGGAAAAGGAAATATTGATTTACAGTTTATTGAAGCTTCTTTAAAAGAAGATAATGATCGTTTGTTTATGAGAAATAATGCGCCTTCTTCTGGTTTGCAACTCTATAATATTAAGTTGAAATTGTAG
- a CDS encoding glutamate synthase subunit beta, whose product MGKITGFKEFERQDETYRSVIDRVKNYNEFTVPLSDQEITKQGSRCMDCGIPFCHSGCPLGNLIPDFNHMVHQGEWQKASWILHSTNNFPEFTGRLCPAPCEQACVLGIIEDPVSIENIEKNIVERAFKEGWIKPQPPKTRTGKTIAVIGSGPAGLAAAQQLNRAGHTVTVFERHDEVGGLLRYGIPNFKMEKGIIDRRIKILKAEGIIFKTNVNVGVTYDVKDLKAFDAIVLCGGATETRSLPTPGIDANGVVQAMDFLTQQTKVLFGKEVENQVMATDKNVIVIGGGDTGSDCIGTSNRHGAKSVVNFEIMPKPPGERSPTTPWPFWPLKLKTSSSHQEGSERNWLINTKEFVKDETGKLIALKTVNVEWKMVPGQRPQLIEIAGTEKTWPCDLALLALGFTGPESTLAEKLGIKRDARSNYIAEYGKYQTNVKNIFTAGDMRRGQSLIVWAISEGREAARQVDLFLMGKSELPSKDVTGDLVAM is encoded by the coding sequence ATGGGAAAAATAACAGGATTTAAAGAATTTGAAAGACAGGATGAAACCTACAGATCTGTAATAGACCGTGTAAAAAATTATAACGAATTTACGGTACCTCTTTCTGATCAAGAAATAACAAAACAAGGTTCACGTTGTATGGATTGTGGAATTCCTTTTTGTCATAGTGGTTGTCCACTTGGTAATTTAATTCCAGATTTTAACCATATGGTGCATCAAGGTGAATGGCAAAAAGCTTCGTGGATTTTACATTCTACGAATAATTTCCCAGAATTTACAGGACGTTTATGTCCTGCTCCTTGTGAACAGGCTTGTGTTTTAGGAATTATAGAAGACCCAGTATCCATAGAAAATATTGAAAAAAACATAGTAGAACGCGCTTTTAAAGAAGGGTGGATTAAACCTCAACCTCCAAAAACAAGAACAGGAAAAACGATTGCTGTGATTGGCTCTGGACCTGCAGGTTTAGCTGCTGCACAACAATTAAATAGAGCTGGACATACAGTAACTGTTTTTGAAAGACATGATGAAGTTGGTGGTTTATTACGATATGGAATTCCTAATTTTAAAATGGAAAAAGGAATTATCGATAGAAGAATAAAAATTTTAAAAGCAGAAGGAATCATTTTTAAAACAAACGTAAATGTTGGTGTAACTTATGATGTAAAAGATTTAAAAGCTTTTGATGCTATTGTTTTATGTGGTGGTGCAACTGAAACCAGAAGCTTACCAACTCCTGGTATTGACGCTAATGGTGTTGTACAAGCAATGGATTTCTTAACACAGCAAACCAAAGTTTTATTTGGCAAGGAAGTGGAAAACCAAGTGATGGCAACTGATAAAAATGTTATAGTAATTGGTGGTGGAGATACAGGCTCCGATTGTATTGGAACTTCAAACAGACATGGAGCAAAATCTGTGGTGAACTTTGAGATTATGCCAAAACCTCCTGGAGAACGTTCACCAACAACTCCTTGGCCTTTTTGGCCTTTAAAGTTAAAAACTTCTTCTTCTCATCAAGAAGGTTCTGAACGTAATTGGTTAATCAACACAAAAGAATTTGTAAAAGATGAAACTGGAAAACTAATCGCTTTAAAAACAGTAAATGTTGAGTGGAAAATGGTTCCTGGACAAAGACCTCAATTGATTGAAATTGCGGGTACAGAAAAAACTTGGCCTTGTGATTTAGCCTTATTAGCTTTAGGTTTTACAGGTCCTGAAAGTACTTTAGCAGAAAAATTAGGCATTAAACGAGATGCTCGTTCAAATTATATTGCAGAATATGGTAAATATCAAACCAATGTAAAAAATATTTTTACTGCTGGTGATATGAGAAGAGGGCAATCTTTAATTGTTTGGGCAATTTCTGAAGGTAGAGAAGCTGCAAGGCAAGTAGATTTATTCTTAATGGGAAAATCTGAATTACCCTCTAAAGATGTTACAGGCGATTTAGTTGCGATGTAA
- a CDS encoding acyl-CoA dehydrogenase, protein MDFSLTEEHIMIRDAARDFAQTELLPGVIERDNKQEFPQELVKKMGDLGFLGIMVDPKYGGSGMDAISYVLIMEELSKIDASASVIVSVNNSLVCYGLESYANEDQKQKYLTKLATGEFVGAFCLSEPEAGSDATSQATTAIDKGDHYVINGTKNWITSGGRADVYLVIAQTDREKGHRGINAFIVEKGTEGFHVGPKEDKLGIRGSDTHTLQFNDVKVPKENRIGEDGFGFKFAMKTLSGGRIGIAAQALGIAAGGYELALKYSKERKAFGTEICNHQAIAFKLADMYTEIEAARMLVMKAAWDKDQGNNYDMSSAMAKLYASKVAMEQTVEAVQIHGGNGFVKEYHVERLMRDAKITQIYEGTSEIQKIVISRGVIKG, encoded by the coding sequence ATGGATTTTAGCTTAACAGAAGAGCATATCATGATTCGTGATGCAGCAAGAGATTTTGCACAAACAGAATTATTACCTGGCGTTATTGAAAGAGACAATAAACAGGAATTTCCACAAGAATTGGTCAAAAAAATGGGCGATTTAGGTTTTCTGGGAATTATGGTAGATCCAAAATACGGAGGAAGTGGAATGGACGCTATTTCTTACGTATTAATTATGGAAGAATTATCAAAAATCGATGCTTCTGCCTCTGTAATTGTTTCTGTAAACAATTCATTGGTTTGTTATGGTTTAGAATCTTATGCAAATGAAGATCAAAAACAAAAATATTTAACAAAATTAGCGACTGGAGAATTTGTAGGCGCCTTTTGTTTGAGTGAGCCAGAAGCTGGTTCCGATGCAACATCGCAAGCAACAACTGCTATCGACAAAGGAGATCATTATGTAATTAACGGAACTAAAAACTGGATTACAAGTGGTGGAAGAGCTGATGTTTATTTAGTGATTGCACAAACTGACAGAGAAAAAGGTCACAGAGGAATTAACGCTTTTATCGTTGAAAAAGGAACAGAAGGTTTTCATGTAGGTCCTAAAGAAGATAAATTAGGAATTAGAGGTTCAGACACCCATACATTACAATTTAACGACGTAAAAGTGCCAAAAGAAAACAGAATTGGTGAGGATGGTTTTGGTTTTAAATTCGCCATGAAAACACTTTCGGGTGGTAGAATTGGGATTGCTGCTCAAGCTTTAGGAATTGCTGCTGGAGGATATGAATTGGCTTTAAAATACTCTAAAGAACGTAAAGCATTTGGAACTGAGATTTGCAATCATCAAGCAATTGCCTTCAAATTAGCAGACATGTATACAGAAATTGAAGCTGCAAGAATGTTGGTTATGAAAGCTGCTTGGGACAAAGATCAAGGTAATAATTACGACATGTCATCAGCAATGGCAAAATTATACGCAAGTAAAGTTGCTATGGAACAAACAGTTGAGGCTGTGCAAATTCATGGTGGAAATGGCTTCGTCAAAGAATATCATGTAGAACGTTTAATGCGTGATGCAAAAATTACTCAAATTTACGAAGGAACTTCAGAGATCCAAAAAATAGTAATTTCTAGAGGAGTTATCAAAGGATAA
- the gltB gene encoding glutamate synthase large subunit yields the protein MEKQGLYLPEFEHENCGAGFICNLNGDKTNQIIHDALEILVKLEHRGGVSADGKTGDGAGLLIDIPHEYFQRVCDFPIPERREYAVGMVFLPKVSNQYNFCKSTFEKELTAQGLAILGWRKVPVDSTQLGAIALASEPNIEQLFVGKTDEINEATFKAKLYAARKIAEHTIRNSKISESKYFYIPSLSITTIIYKGIIMPEDIGPYYKDLQEIDLVTRLALVHQRFSTNTMPTWELAQPFRHMCQNGEINTLRGNVSRMRVREEIMKSDVFGPQIEKLFPIILPGKSDSASMDMVVELLTHTGRSLPEIMMMMIPEAWEKHATMSKERKAFYEYNGCIMEPWDGPASVPFTDGDYIGALLDRNGLRPSRYTVTKSGKLIMSSEIGVVDIDPSDVKKHGRLEPGKMFLVDMNKGRIIEDEEIKTKIVSERPYQEWLDNSRLHLKDVPYTSETCPIETIDIKTRQRLFNYTFEDIQEVITPMAQVGKEALGSMGIDTPLAVLSDRPQLISNYFKQLFAQVTNPPLDGIREEIVTDISLNLGKDRNIFSITDRQCRKLRIQNPVISNADLEKIRSIDIESFKAETIQILYKKSEGLNGIENALDKIVLQVEKALENKNNIIILSDRGVNQELAPIPALLACSFVNHQLNRLRKRSYFDIIIESAEPREPHHFATLFGYGASAINPYMVNEIIRMQVKEGFITGMDEQKAVDNFNTAIGKGILKVMNKIGISTLHSYRGSQIFEIVGFNSQFVEKYFPYTASRIEGIGLYEVEKEIDQRYKQAYPDNQIDKNLGLNIGGDYRWRRNGERHLFNPTTVSKLQQAVRLSDQASYNVYAKAINEQAESLMTIRGLFEFDNLDPIPLEEVEPWTEIVKRFKTGAMSYGSISREAHENLAIAMNRIGGKSNSGEGGEDRKRFQKDINGDSRNSAIKQVASGRFGVTSHYLTNAREIQIKMAQGAKPGEGGQLPGYKVLPWIAAARNSTPFVGLISPPPHHDIYSIEDLAQLIFDLKNANREARINVKLVSEVGVGTIAAGVAKAKADVVLISGYDGGTGASPLTSLKHAGLPWELGLAEAQQTLVMNSLRSRIVVECDGQLKTGRDVAIAALLGAEEFGFATAPLVASGCIMMRKCHLNTCPVGIATQDKELRKNFKGTPEHVINFFFYIAEELRAIMAQLGFRTLSEMVGQTHKINANKAIKHYKAKGLDLSSILHRPDSYRKLVVSNTEKQEHNLESVLDFTILKDSHRALYRKEKMTLNYPIKNTNRTVGAIVSNEISKIYGHLGLPEDTLNINFKGSAGQSFGAFGAHGLTFILEGNTNDYLGKGLSGAKLIVKKPPTADFLAEDNIIVGNVCMFGAVDGQAYINGIAGERFAVRNSGATAVVEGVGDHCCEYMTGGKVIVLGKTGRNFAAGMSGGIAYVYDPENKFANGLCNTETIEFEEISEENGAELKAIIEKHVLYTDSKRGADLLADWDTSLNNFVKVMPTEYKKALQRLETEEPMFEELTIA from the coding sequence ATGGAGAAACAAGGCTTATATTTACCAGAGTTTGAACACGAAAATTGTGGTGCTGGTTTTATTTGTAATTTGAATGGCGATAAAACGAATCAAATTATACATGATGCACTAGAAATACTCGTAAAACTAGAACATAGAGGAGGTGTTAGTGCTGATGGAAAAACAGGAGATGGTGCTGGATTATTAATCGATATTCCTCACGAATATTTTCAAAGAGTCTGTGATTTTCCGATTCCAGAAAGAAGAGAATATGCAGTTGGTATGGTTTTTTTACCAAAAGTTTCTAATCAATATAATTTTTGTAAATCTACGTTTGAAAAAGAGCTAACAGCACAAGGATTAGCTATTTTAGGTTGGAGAAAAGTGCCTGTAGATTCTACTCAATTAGGAGCCATTGCTTTAGCATCAGAACCAAATATAGAGCAATTATTTGTTGGTAAAACTGATGAAATAAATGAAGCTACCTTCAAAGCAAAGTTATATGCTGCAAGAAAAATAGCAGAACACACCATCAGAAATTCTAAAATTTCTGAAAGCAAATACTTTTATATACCAAGTTTATCAATCACAACCATTATCTATAAAGGTATTATTATGCCAGAAGATATTGGTCCTTATTATAAAGATTTACAAGAAATAGATTTAGTGACACGTTTGGCATTAGTGCATCAACGTTTTTCTACCAACACAATGCCAACTTGGGAGTTAGCACAACCTTTTAGACACATGTGTCAAAATGGAGAAATTAATACGTTGCGTGGAAATGTAAGTAGAATGCGTGTGCGTGAAGAAATCATGAAAAGTGATGTTTTCGGCCCACAGATTGAAAAACTATTCCCAATAATTTTACCAGGAAAATCGGATTCTGCTTCTATGGATATGGTTGTTGAGTTGTTAACTCATACAGGACGATCCTTACCAGAAATTATGATGATGATGATTCCTGAAGCTTGGGAAAAACATGCAACAATGTCTAAAGAGCGAAAAGCTTTTTACGAATATAATGGTTGTATTATGGAGCCTTGGGATGGCCCAGCGTCTGTACCTTTTACAGACGGAGATTATATTGGAGCGTTGTTAGATAGAAATGGTTTAAGACCTTCTAGATACACAGTTACCAAAAGTGGAAAATTAATTATGTCATCAGAAATTGGTGTGGTAGACATAGACCCATCAGATGTAAAAAAACATGGAAGATTAGAGCCAGGAAAAATGTTTTTGGTGGACATGAATAAAGGTCGAATTATAGAAGATGAAGAAATAAAAACTAAAATTGTTTCTGAAAGACCTTACCAAGAATGGTTAGATAATTCTCGTTTACATTTAAAAGATGTTCCTTATACAAGTGAAACTTGCCCAATAGAAACCATTGATATCAAAACGCGTCAACGTTTGTTTAATTACACTTTTGAGGATATTCAAGAAGTAATTACACCTATGGCACAAGTTGGTAAAGAGGCTTTAGGATCTATGGGAATTGACACACCTTTAGCAGTTTTATCAGACAGACCTCAGTTAATATCAAACTATTTTAAACAATTATTTGCACAAGTAACCAACCCACCTTTAGATGGAATTCGTGAAGAAATTGTAACAGACATCAGTTTAAATTTAGGAAAAGATAGAAACATTTTTAGCATTACAGATAGACAATGTAGAAAATTAAGAATTCAGAATCCTGTAATTTCAAATGCAGATTTAGAAAAAATTAGAAGTATTGATATTGAAAGTTTCAAAGCAGAAACAATTCAAATTTTATATAAAAAATCCGAAGGTTTAAACGGAATAGAAAATGCTTTAGATAAGATTGTTCTTCAAGTTGAAAAAGCATTAGAAAATAAAAATAATATTATCATTTTATCAGATAGAGGTGTCAATCAAGAATTAGCACCAATACCTGCATTATTGGCTTGTTCCTTTGTAAATCATCAATTAAATCGCCTACGTAAGCGTTCTTATTTCGATATTATTATTGAATCTGCAGAACCTCGTGAACCTCATCATTTTGCAACTTTATTTGGATATGGAGCAAGTGCCATCAATCCTTATATGGTGAATGAAATTATCAGAATGCAAGTTAAAGAAGGCTTTATTACTGGTATGGATGAACAAAAAGCAGTCGATAATTTTAACACTGCAATTGGTAAAGGTATTTTAAAAGTGATGAACAAAATCGGAATCTCTACATTACATTCTTATAGAGGTTCTCAAATTTTTGAAATTGTAGGGTTTAACTCGCAATTTGTAGAAAAATATTTCCCTTATACAGCTTCAAGAATTGAAGGTATTGGTTTGTATGAAGTTGAAAAAGAAATTGATCAACGTTATAAACAAGCCTATCCAGATAATCAAATTGATAAAAATTTAGGTTTAAATATTGGTGGTGATTATAGATGGAGAAGAAATGGCGAACGTCATTTATTCAATCCAACAACGGTTTCTAAACTACAACAAGCAGTTCGTTTAAGCGATCAGGCAAGTTATAATGTGTATGCAAAAGCCATCAATGAACAAGCAGAAAGCTTAATGACCATTCGTGGTTTGTTTGAATTTGATAATTTAGACCCAATTCCTTTAGAAGAAGTAGAACCTTGGACAGAGATTGTAAAACGTTTTAAAACGGGTGCAATGTCTTATGGATCAATTTCAAGAGAAGCACACGAAAATTTAGCAATTGCCATGAACAGAATTGGTGGTAAATCTAATTCTGGTGAAGGTGGTGAAGATAGAAAACGTTTCCAAAAAGATATCAATGGAGATAGTAGAAATTCTGCTATAAAGCAAGTTGCTTCTGGTAGATTTGGAGTTACTTCTCACTATTTAACAAACGCAAGAGAAATTCAAATTAAAATGGCACAAGGTGCAAAACCTGGTGAAGGTGGTCAATTACCTGGCTACAAAGTTTTACCTTGGATTGCTGCTGCAAGAAACTCAACGCCTTTTGTTGGGTTAATTTCTCCTCCTCCACATCATGATATTTATTCTATTGAAGATTTAGCACAATTAATTTTCGATTTAAAAAATGCCAATCGTGAAGCAAGAATTAATGTAAAATTAGTTTCGGAAGTGGGTGTTGGAACCATTGCTGCTGGTGTTGCCAAAGCAAAAGCAGATGTTGTTTTAATTTCTGGTTATGATGGAGGAACAGGAGCCTCTCCTTTAACCTCTTTAAAACACGCAGGTTTACCTTGGGAATTAGGCTTAGCTGAAGCACAACAAACTTTAGTAATGAACAGTTTACGAAGTAGAATTGTGGTAGAATGTGATGGCCAATTAAAAACAGGAAGAGATGTTGCAATTGCAGCCTTATTAGGTGCAGAAGAATTTGGTTTTGCAACAGCTCCTTTAGTAGCTTCTGGTTGTATTATGATGCGTAAATGTCATTTAAATACGTGTCCAGTGGGTATTGCAACTCAAGATAAAGAGTTGCGAAAAAACTTTAAAGGAACACCAGAACACGTTATTAACTTCTTCTTTTATATTGCTGAAGAATTAAGAGCAATTATGGCACAATTAGGGTTTAGAACATTATCAGAAATGGTTGGACAAACGCATAAAATTAATGCCAACAAAGCCATCAAACATTACAAAGCAAAAGGATTAGATTTATCTAGTATTTTACATAGACCAGATTCTTACAGAAAATTAGTGGTTAGTAATACAGAAAAACAAGAACATAATTTAGAAAGCGTTTTAGATTTCACGATTTTAAAAGATTCTCATAGAGCTTTATATCGTAAAGAAAAAATGACTTTAAATTATCCTATTAAAAACACAAACAGAACTGTTGGAGCTATTGTAAGTAACGAAATTTCTAAAATTTATGGTCACTTAGGATTGCCTGAAGACACCTTAAACATTAATTTTAAAGGTTCTGCAGGACAAAGCTTTGGTGCTTTTGGAGCTCATGGATTAACCTTTATTCTAGAAGGAAACACAAACGATTATTTAGGAAAAGGGTTGTCTGGAGCTAAATTAATCGTTAAAAAACCACCAACAGCAGACTTTTTAGCTGAAGACAATATTATTGTTGGTAACGTATGTATGTTTGGTGCTGTTGATGGTCAAGCTTATATTAATGGAATTGCTGGTGAACGTTTTGCTGTTCGTAATTCTGGAGCAACAGCAGTTGTAGAAGGTGTTGGAGATCATTGTTGTGAATACATGACTGGTGGTAAAGTAATTGTTTTAGGAAAAACAGGAAGAAATTTTGCTGCTGGGATGAGTGGTGGAATCGCCTATGTGTATGATCCTGAAAACAAATTTGCAAACGGATTATGCAATACAGAAACCATCGAATTTGAAGAAATTTCAGAGGAAAATGGAGCTGAGTTAAAAGCAATTATTGAAAAGCACGTTCTATATACAGATAGTAAAAGAGGTGCTGATTTATTAGCAGATTGGGATACAAGTTTAAACAACTTTGTAAAAGTAATGCCAACTGAATATAAGAAAGCATTACAACGTTTAGAAACAGAAGAACCAATGTTCGAAGAATTAACAATAGCATAA